In the genome of Thermodesulfobacteriota bacterium, the window TCGGCGAACAGCTTGAAGGCGAGGTAGAAGTTCCCGTCGAGGAAGACGATGCCCAGGTCGTATTCGACCGCCACCAGCGTGGTGACGACGATCAGCGCGAGGAACGAGGCGTAGATGCACAGGTGGATGAGCCCGCCCGCCTTCCGGCGCAGCACCCGGTCCTGGAGGAACGCGTACCGGACGAGGTCCTCGACGCGGTCCATCCACCCGTCGAACCGGTTCTCCCGCTCCGCGCGCCCCCGGAGGTACGCCGCGACGCGCTGCCATATCCCCCAGCCGGCGACGAGCAGCACCAGCCCGAACAGCGACCACATGACGACTGCCGCGGACTGCGGCAGGTTCCACAGGATTTCCCTGCCGACCGTCTTCATCGGTCCCGTTTCTCCCTCAAACGTTATTTGACAATCCGGATTATTGGATATACTTGTTCGGGAATCATATCCCAATCGGGGAGGATCCGGGAGATGCCGGAGATTTCGATACGGGAGGAAGTGGTCTGGTTCCAGGACAGCTTGAAACCGAGCCCGCGGGTCATATTGTTCCTCCACGGCGCCGGTGGATCGCACCACACCTTCCGGGACCAGTGGGCGCGGATGAAAGGCACGGCGCGCCTCGTCATCCCCGACCTACCGGGCCACGCGAAGAGCGGCGGGACGCCGTTCGAGACGATCCACGCCGCCGCCGACTGGGTCGGGGAATTCGTCGAGGAGCTCGGGCTGAAGAATTTCGTCCTCGTCGGGCACTCGATGGGAGGGGCGATCGCCCTGCAGGCCGCGCTGAACGAGCTTCCCGGGATCGACGCCCTCGTCCTCATCGCCTCCGGCGCGAAGCTGAAGGTCAGCGAGGAGATCGTCGCGTCGATCTCGACGCGCTTCCGGGAATTCGCGCCGGAGCTCGTGGACCGGATGCTGGGACGGGAAACCTCCCACGAGCTCCGCGACGACGTGCTCCAGGACGTCCTCTCCACGCGGCCGGCGACCTACCTGGCGGACTTCCGCGCCTGCACCGGCTTCGACGTGATGGACCGCATCGGGGCGATCCGGCTCCCCACGCTGGTGGTCAACGGCGCCGACGACCGGCTCACGCCGCTGAAGTACGGCGAGTACCTCGCCATGAACATCCCCGGGGCGGTGCTGAAGATCCTGCACGGCACGGGGCACCTGCCGATCTTGGAGCGGCCCAACGAGCTCAACTCGGTCATCACCGCCTTCATCCATTCGCTCGAGCCGTGAAGCGCCGCCCCGCGGCGCCCCGCGGGAGCGGTGTGGTATATTGAACCGATGGAAACATCGGCACTCTCCGCCCTCGGCGAGCTGCTGGGGAAACGCCTCCACACCTCCCTCGAGACGCGAACCTGCTACGCGATCGACGCCACACGGAAAAAGTTCCTCCCCGACGCGGTCGCGTTTCCGGAGAACGCGGAGGAGGTCCGGCGGATCGTCGGGCTGGCCAATCTCCACCGGTTTCCCGTCGTCCCCCGCGGCGCGGGGACCGGCTTCTCCGGCGGCTCCCTGCCGGTCCACGGAGGGCTCGTCCTCTCCCTGGAACGGATGGACCGGATCCTGGCGATCGACGCGGCGAACCTGTACGCCGTCGTCGAGCCGGGGGTGGTCACGGGGACGCTGAAGGATGCGGTCCGGAAGGCCGGCCTCTTCTACCCGCCCGATCCCGCCTCGCTGAACTTCAGCACCGTCGGAGGGAACATCGCGGAGTGCGCCGGCGGGATGTGCGCGGTGAAGTACGGCGTCACGCGGGACTACGTCCTCGCCCTCGAGGCGGTCCTCGGGACCGGCGAGCTCGTCCGCACGGGCGTGATCACGATGAAGGGCGTGGTCGGGTACGACCTGACGCGGATGCTCGTGGGCTCCGAGGGGACGCTCGGCATCGTCACGAAG includes:
- a CDS encoding alpha/beta hydrolase, which codes for MPEISIREEVVWFQDSLKPSPRVILFLHGAGGSHHTFRDQWARMKGTARLVIPDLPGHAKSGGTPFETIHAAADWVGEFVEELGLKNFVLVGHSMGGAIALQAALNELPGIDALVLIASGAKLKVSEEIVASISTRFREFAPELVDRMLGRETSHELRDDVLQDVLSTRPATYLADFRACTGFDVMDRIGAIRLPTLVVNGADDRLTPLKYGEYLAMNIPGAVLKILHGTGHLPILERPNELNSVITAFIHSLEP